One Thermodesulforhabdaceae bacterium genomic region harbors:
- the clpS gene encoding ATP-dependent Clp protease adapter ClpS, whose amino-acid sequence MSLWDYDDELEGQVSSGVEEELEEPPMYKVLLHNDDYTTMDFVVEILKTVFNKSSEEATRIMLHVHYNGIGVCGVYPAEIAETKVEIVHSLARQHGFPLRCSMEEA is encoded by the coding sequence ATGTCCCTGTGGGATTACGATGATGAACTTGAGGGACAGGTGTCGAGCGGCGTAGAGGAAGAACTCGAAGAACCTCCGATGTATAAAGTGCTCTTACACAACGATGATTACACCACAATGGACTTTGTGGTGGAAATTTTAAAAACTGTGTTTAACAAAAGTTCGGAGGAAGCTACCCGGATTATGTTGCATGTGCATTACAATGGCATAGGTGTCTGCGGAGTATATCCTGCAGAAATTGCAGAAACGAAGGTGGAAATCGTTCATAGCCTGGCAAGGCAACACGGATTTCCACTAAGATGCAGTATGGAAGAAGCCTAA
- the aroC gene encoding chorismate synthase: MAGNSFGRFFRVTTWGESHGVAVGAVVDGCLPGIPLSQEDIQRDLDRRKPGRSTASTTRKETDRVEILSGVFEGKTTGTPISLIVYNENPRSSDYAPFADLYRPGHADLTYDQKYGIRDWRGGGRSSARETVGRVAAGAVARKMLEMAGISVKAYTVALGGIHCSRYDEEFIDQNSLYCPDPDAFPLMEQRIEEVRRKGDSIGGVVEVRVKGCPPGLGEPVFDKLDARIAYALMSIGAVKGVEIGSGFRAAEMLGSENNDPIIPGGYASNNAGGILGGISTGMEIVVRVAVKPIPSIRIPQQTIRRDGSHATIVVEGRHDISAIPRIVPVCEAMILLVIADFALHPTVIRKVFPA, from the coding sequence ATGGCAGGGAACAGTTTTGGCAGATTTTTTCGAGTAACCACCTGGGGAGAGTCTCATGGTGTGGCCGTTGGAGCCGTAGTGGACGGGTGTCTTCCCGGAATTCCGCTGTCCCAAGAAGATATTCAACGAGATCTGGATCGCAGAAAACCTGGAAGATCCACAGCCTCCACCACAAGAAAAGAAACCGACAGAGTAGAAATTCTTTCCGGTGTATTTGAAGGAAAGACCACAGGAACGCCCATTTCACTTATTGTTTATAACGAAAATCCCCGATCGTCAGATTACGCCCCTTTTGCAGATCTCTATCGCCCCGGTCACGCTGACCTCACCTATGACCAAAAATACGGCATAAGAGACTGGCGAGGCGGCGGAAGAAGCTCAGCTCGAGAAACTGTAGGTCGAGTTGCCGCAGGGGCTGTAGCTCGCAAGATGCTGGAAATGGCTGGTATCAGCGTCAAAGCATATACGGTTGCGCTTGGTGGTATCCACTGCAGCCGTTACGATGAAGAATTTATAGACCAAAATTCTCTTTATTGCCCTGACCCGGATGCCTTCCCCTTGATGGAACAACGCATTGAAGAAGTCCGCCGTAAAGGTGATTCCATTGGCGGTGTTGTGGAAGTGCGAGTTAAAGGATGCCCCCCGGGTCTGGGAGAACCGGTCTTTGATAAGTTAGACGCTCGTATAGCCTATGCGCTTATGTCCATAGGAGCCGTAAAGGGTGTGGAAATTGGAAGCGGGTTTAGAGCTGCAGAGATGCTGGGGAGTGAAAACAACGATCCAATAATCCCGGGCGGCTACGCATCAAACAACGCAGGTGGCATACTAGGGGGCATATCAACCGGCATGGAAATAGTGGTTCGAGTAGCCGTAAAACCTATCCCTTCCATTCGCATTCCTCAACAAACCATACGAAGAGATGGTTCCCACGCAACGATAGTCGTTGAAGGTCGCCACGATATTAGCGCTATTCCCCGTATTGTGCCCGTTTGCGAAGCAATGATTCTTCTAGTAATTGCTGACTTTGCTCTTCATCCAACGGTCATCAGAAAGGTCTTTCCAGCATGA